The genomic region CGCCTCCGGTGGGGTCGGGAACCTGGACCATATCGTGGAGGGGCTGACAGCGGGCAAGGCCGACGCCGCCCTGGCCGCCTCGATCTTCCACTACAAGGAATACACCATCCGCGAGACGAAGGATTACTTGCGGGAGAGGGGAGTGCATGTGCGGCAATGGCGGGACTAAACGTTGCCCCTTCCTTTATCGATGAACTGAAGTTTGACGCCCACGGCCTGATCCCGGCCGTTATCCAGGACGCCGCTTCGGGCCGCGTCCTGATGGTGGCCTACATGAACCGGGAATCGATCGAAAAGACTCTGGAGACGGGACAGACCCACTTCTACAGCCGCAGCCGCAAGGAACTGTGGCATAAAGGGGCCACCTCGGGTCACTTCCAGCAGGTGACCGCCGTCGAGTACGACTGTGACCGCGACTGCCTGCTCTTTCAAGTGGAACAGGCTGGGGCGGCCTGCCATGAGGGGTCTTTCTCCTGCTTCCGGGGGATTGGGGAAGCGGCGGGGAAATCAGGTGTTGATAAAGTTGAAAGCGTGGTCGAGAAAGTGGCTACGGGCGGCTGCGGAATCGGTGCCACCCTGGAAGAGTTAGCCGCCGTCATCGCCACCCGCAAAAAGGAATTGCCGGAAGGATCCTATACGACCTACCTCTTTACCAAGGGACAGGACAAGATCCTAAAGAAGGTTGGGGAAGAGGCAGCCGAGGTGATCATCGCTTCGAAGAATAATGCACGGGGCGAGATTGTCTATGAGGCGTCTGACTTAATCTATCACCTGCTGGTTCTACTGCGGAACCATGGGATTGAGTTGGACGAAATCGCTAAGGAATTACAGCGCCGGAGATAATTAGTTTGATTCATAAAAGTAGGACTAGTATACATTGCTAGTCTTGCTTTTTATTTTTAAATTAATTATTAGATTGAGAAAATAATAACATCTCATTAATCAAGATTTGTGTTTAAGAACAGAAAAGGAGGGACATTGAAATAATTC from Heliomicrobium undosum harbors:
- the hisIE gene encoding bifunctional phosphoribosyl-AMP cyclohydrolase/phosphoribosyl-ATP diphosphatase HisIE, which translates into the protein MAGLNVAPSFIDELKFDAHGLIPAVIQDAASGRVLMVAYMNRESIEKTLETGQTHFYSRSRKELWHKGATSGHFQQVTAVEYDCDRDCLLFQVEQAGAACHEGSFSCFRGIGEAAGKSGVDKVESVVEKVATGGCGIGATLEELAAVIATRKKELPEGSYTTYLFTKGQDKILKKVGEEAAEVIIASKNNARGEIVYEASDLIYHLLVLLRNHGIELDEIAKELQRRR